Proteins from a genomic interval of Candidatus Cloacimonadota bacterium:
- a CDS encoding class I SAM-dependent methyltransferase: MKKSKIIEHWSDTKTRNSFNKDIYWLANPLIQRYYNKMATNGCENLHWLNYVFNKYLSQKKLTGRILSLGCGKGELERHIASLNSSLNIEALDISPINVEIASKAAAENGFERTKYLVADIEKMKLQGEYYDAIFFNSSLHHISKIGSILKKVNKAMKRNGCLIINEYVGPNRFNIPQREKKIIQSVFNLIPPRYRTSLAKESFHKLLNRVSFFDPKEVEIVDPSEAINSEAIIPALYRYFDVIEHNKIGGTMFHLILHNIAGHFHKEDKESEKVLDFLCKTEQLLIELGELSNHFALLIAKKK, translated from the coding sequence ATGAAAAAAAGCAAAATCATTGAACATTGGTCTGATACTAAAACAAGAAATAGTTTTAACAAAGATATTTATTGGCTTGCAAATCCGTTAATTCAAAGATACTATAATAAAATGGCAACAAACGGATGTGAAAATTTACATTGGTTAAATTACGTCTTTAATAAATATCTTTCCCAAAAGAAATTAACTGGAAGAATACTTAGTCTGGGTTGTGGTAAAGGTGAATTGGAAAGACATATTGCTTCATTGAATTCTTCCCTTAACATTGAAGCATTGGATATCTCACCTATAAATGTAGAAATTGCCAGTAAAGCTGCTGCTGAGAACGGATTTGAAAGAACAAAATATTTAGTAGCAGATATAGAAAAAATGAAATTGCAAGGTGAATATTATGATGCTATCTTTTTTAATTCTTCATTACATCATATTTCAAAAATTGGTAGCATACTAAAGAAAGTAAATAAAGCTATGAAAAGAAATGGTTGTCTCATCATAAATGAATATGTCGGTCCTAATCGATTTAATATCCCACAAAGAGAAAAAAAGATCATACAATCTGTATTTAATTTAATACCTCCAAGATATAGAACATCATTGGCAAAAGAAAGTTTTCATAAATTGTTGAATAGAGTAAGTTTTTTTGATCCGAAAGAAGTTGAAATAGTTGATCCATCTGAAGCGATAAACTCAGAAGCAATAATTCCTGCACTTTATCGATATTTTGACGTTATTGAACACAATAAAATCGGTGGAACTATGTTTCACTTGATATTGCATAATATCGCTGGTCATTTCCATAAAGAAGATAAAGAAAGTGAAAAAGTTCTCGATTTTTTATGCAAAACTGAACAGCTTCTGATTGAATTAGGAGAATTATCCAATCATTTTGCGTTATTAATTGCAAAGAAAAAGTGA